ATCTAGACAGACTTGTACAGTACAAGGCTCCTGCAGCCCTTTAGGGCACAATGCACTGAGTATTTGCATCTGCCTTCCAGAGTTAAGTGTCGATTGTTAGTCATTGGGTTTTGCCTTGTTTCTTTGATTCTCAGTTGATATGGGTTGGTTTCACCAAGTTCTTTACTGACCCATTGGTGACACTAACACCTCATGTCTCACTCCAAGAGCAGTGTTAACCTTTTGCTCCTCTTGGGTAGCAATCAAAAGCACaaagggaaagtgaggcagacaCAAGCTTCATAAATGACAGAAGATTCCTGCTGTCACACTGCTGAACTCAGCTGACTAGAGCTGGGAACTTAGTGTGACATCTTGTGTATGTATTCATCACACAGCAACCTTACAATAAGTTTAGTGGCTAGGAGGTTTTATTGCATGGATCATCAAACTTAATAGTTTAGTACTGCATTCCCTAGCACAAATCAGCATAGGTAGAATTTACagatcaagtttaaaaaaaaaaaaaaaaaaaacttactacAATAGGTCAGCCTTGACAGGTTttgcaagtgtttttttttttttttaagatgtgtcCTGGTCTCCCATTCTTCAGCAAGAAGGCTGAGCTGTATTTGTGGGAGTGGGCCAGGGCTTGCTTTCAGCCAGAACTACTTGCTATCTCTTCATcaagagcagtggagctgcaggctGTAATTCCCATTGACTATCAAAGTTGTGCTTGAGTCTTTTTTCCTAGGTAACTCTTAGGCTCTCAAGCCTGTGTTCCTTGGCAATAGGTTAGTCAACTGCCCTAACCTTCAGGCTGTTTGTGAAGTTAAGATAGTTGTACTGCACTGACAACTGGAAGGCTAAAGATGTATTCTTTATACCACATGATAGTTAAGAATCTAGCAGGGATGTTTGCTATTGCCTTAGTGTCAGGCATAGGACACTTCAGGTTTTCTCTTTATAAGATGTTGACTTTGGACTCCATTGggcttcctggagcctcccaatcTGTCTTGGCAATAGGGGCTGTTGCCTAATTTTAAGGTGCATTAGCTGCTGTAGCACTTAATACATTCAGTATTCATTTATCTGATAGTCAGAGCTAATATAATAAGCCCCCACTTGGATGACGTGAGCATGCTGTGTGAACCTTTTAGTTGCCAGGTGAAAGGCATCAGGCAGTCTGTTTACACCTTATTCATTTTTAGGGGCTCTGACCTCCCTGTTGTCTCCATAGAGTTTGCTGTTTCTATGTGCACCTCCAGATGGGGAGCTCTGATGTTATTCAAGGTACTTACTACTACAAGCTCTCCATCTTAGGCTATATTCAATATCTTTGAGTTGAGCACTTTTGTCTATCTGGACCTCACTTACCTCTTCCACAACACAAGAGATCGTCTTTAGGCACTCAGCTCACAGGAGGTAAAGGCATGTGACCACTAAGTTCCTGCAGAATTTCCTAGATGTGGATACATACTTGTCCTTATTTTAACTCAAACAGCTCTTCATATTCACTAGGAGTTGTCCTCAAATTGGTATGGTGGGTGTGGTCTGAGGGAAGGAGGTGGTGTGTAAAACAGATTAAATTACAAAATTGGTAGATGTCAGTCTTTCCCAAATTAATCTGGAATGCATAGCTGATCAGTCAGGTTATTTATGCACAAAAACAGTCATAAATATTGCCACTCCATGTAGTCAGTTTCTTGTCAAGATAAGAACCATTTTCTTTATCAATAAGATTATAACACTAGTTGAATATTTGACCATTTAATGGGTGATCTTTCTTTGCATGACAATACAGTATTAGAACAGCTCTAAACTATTTCATCAGATTACTCCTGGGCTATATGTTGCTGTGACTCTAACAAGCATGTTATTAGCTACAGaataaaatctacattttaagGAGATCTAGTACAAATCTAGTTAAATAACTGTTTAGCAGATAGTATTTAAAAGACTGCAGTTGACTTTTCTGCTCTCTGCATGGACCTTAGTTCACATCAGGCTGTCAAGCAGCTCGGTTAAGGTTACCTGcgtttttaaaaaaggtcagaTCCTCAGTATAAAGCCATATAGCGGCACTGACAGTTTACCTGGCTGGCTTTTTTCAAAATGCCCATGAAATTAGTAGAGTAGTGCACTCTTGTAAGCCTCAAAATCACATTATCACTGCTTTAATCAGTCCTCATTGATACAAGTGGATTAATTGCATAACTGCAGGAGCAACAATTTGTAGCATTGTATTTAAGGAAGCCGGTTGGAGACTTGTCTAATTTGAACATAACTTTTAATGGGCTAAAGTATCTAGTGAATTATGGCTGAGCATTTGGTGACAAGATAGACAAGCTATTTATTGGTATGGCTTTCCTAATGGAATGAACCACATGCCCTTTACACTTTTACTACTGCTTTTCCAAGGTTTTCTCCCTTTAACATTCCCATGAAAGCTGCTGGCATTTTTTCAAATCCTTCAGTAACATGTTCTTCACACTTAATTTTCCCCTGTGCAAAGAGAGACAATTTTTACTCAACTTATACTGTGCAGGTGGTCTAAACTAGCTAGATCCCTTCAACTCATAATTCCTAGCAGCTGATGTGAACTGTGGTagctctgaaatcagtggaactgtaCCTGTTTACATCAGCTAAAGAGCTCACCTTTTGAGAGTAAACAGTAATGTCTGTAGTGAAGTTTTcggggtgtgtggttttttttttttttttttgtgacctCTCACCATTAAATACTGCTCAGCAAAAGTGATTTAAACATGGTTGCTGCTTTTGGTGGCCCATCTACCATTGTTCCTCTGATGCCAAATTCCCTGTGGATCACTTACTTCTGCAGAGACTAAGTCTTCAGGTGTGGAGCATTAGAACTCCAGAAACAagatttctcttcctcccctagtaagtgcagtattgccaaccccaagtgttcaaaagcTGTAATAGGCCCCACAACAACTTTGTGGTTCTTTGATGCTTAGTGTTGTCTTTAGGGctaattttcaagcttttctctgcaaccaaactgaggtagttaaaaaaaaaaaattcacaaaaattgGCCATGCTGTTAGTGGAGGGGAAAGGAATAGAGCAAGTACTTCAAATATTTGCCAGGCGGCAAAAAAGGCAAAGTTGAAAAGTAGTTGGACTAGTTTTGAAATGGGTCTTGTTAAGAGACTTGCATTTATGTTTAGGGATATCTTTGGCCCCCTTCTTACTCATCGGCTGACTGACCTTACAGTAGAGATGAGCTGAGTTTGGTACCTTGCCCCTTCATTTTTGGCCAAGCATAGTTTTGGCTGCTGCATGTGCTCTTCCTCTTTTCTGTATTGTGTTCAGCATGGTTTGACTCTGACTCTCCCCCTACACACAACCCCTGCTTGAGGGACATGTTGGGTATGGAAGAGCAGCATATGACAGCAGACTTGGCTCTTGTTAGTGTAGTCTTTTGTAAAGAAGGAAATAGCAGCATGAGTTCACATACTGTAGTCTGAGAAACTGTCCATCTCTTACCTCAACAACCCATCTTAACAGTATCTTCAGGGCCTCCTCACGCTTGTGATTCCACCGAGAGACAAGAAATCCTTCCATGTAAAGCTCATTGAAGATCATTGGAATCTGAACATAAGGTCCTGTTGGAAATGGTAATAGACAAAAGAGCAGTAATATTACTTGATTTAAAACCAAACCAATGTGCAGTAAGGAGAAGCTGAGATGCTGGTAAAGCCAAGCTAGTCAGTGTGTCATCAGCCCAAGGCTGTACTCATTGaccagattgggccctgcacAAAATGGTGATACTGGTGGTGCAGACCACCTCTCCCCataggccagtggttagagcactgaccAAGGAACCTGGAATGTCAGGCATTTAATATTTATTCTctccttacccctccccccccagctcccattgatttcaattgagtTGACAGTACTTAATATCAATGCAAATCCCACCATAAAAGTAAAACCATCTAAAGCCCTAGGGAAAGAACTCTTCCATCTAGATGGCTGAACTGTGTAATCAGCTTTGCTACAGAAATAGCATGCATCAGGCTGTTTTAccattgctgtttaatttaaaacattaaataccACCCTAAAGATGATAAAGTTGGAATTCTTGAAACAACCCAGCTCATTCTCTACTGCCCTCTAGTGGTGTGCAAGAGTGATTGTTGTAAAGTCTCATTTAAGTCACATCTACCAACTATCACCAGGTCTGTTAGTGAGTTCTCTGGTTGTACTCTGTAAGGGATTCCTTTCTTGCTGCTATTTTAGATGAGAGGTCCAGTCACTGCTTTTGCTGAAAATTAGTAATTTGCACTTCTTGGACAGTTTATTTCTATGGTGGTTGCCAATCACTACTCTCTTCCCCATTCTTGTTAAACCAATGTTCATTTCCCCCACATCTTGGTAGATGGACAATGAGATTTAACTATCTGGAACTATTTAATGTTAAATATCAGATCAGTTATTATTGAAGTGAGGAGTTCTCCCATTTGAGGGATATCTCCATCCCCTGCCATATTCATTCCTATTTACTCAGATGCAGCTTTGACTACAATGAGCCTTGCTGTTTCTGTGAAGCTTTACCATTCCATGGTGGGAAAGGACCATGAACTaaagagtttgttttgttttaattctgggcaaatactttttttttttttggggggggggggcacagaataCAAGATTGATTAACTTTGTCCTAAAAATACAGCATTGGGGATGAATTTGCttgacaaaatatatattttaattgagGGTTTGTTTCACATTGAAGCAACATAAAAACCATTAAAAGAATTCAAAGAGGAAAGTTTATTTTTTCACCATAAAAACTGACCAAAAGCTTCATACCTTTCTGGGGCACTGTGTCATTGTATCCAGAGATGGCTCCGCACACAGCAATCCGCCCAAATTTCTTCATTTGATTCAGAACAATACTTGAAAACTCTCCACCCACCTAAAGTAGTCAGAACATAGATAAAGTGACAGATAAAACCCATACTGATCATTGGGGACTGAACTTGTCACCATTTAAGCATGTAAATAACTtctcatgtgagttatcccattgAGCAGTGCAGATCTAATGGGGGGGGTTAGTTGCTAGAGTTAGTTACTCATAAGCTTAAGTGCTTGTAAGAGCAGGCCCTTATTTGGAAGTGTTTGACTCAGAAGCACTGCTCTGCGCCCATCTCTGCTATATGTTATGTCACAGTTCCATAATATCAAGACTGAGGGTCAGGGTCATCTTGGCATGCAGTTTCCTATTtagatagcattttaaaaatacataagagGACACAGTGCCTGCCCTGAAATGTTCATCTAAATTAGATGAAGGACCAGGAAGAGATTGAATTTGAGAGCAGCAAGATGAACGCCTTGGATCTAATTTAATATCAACCTGGAAAGGTGAGTGAGGTTAAACAGATAGAGGCATGGTATGAGAGAGGAGGTGGATGGGTAGCAGGTAAAGTCTAACTAGAAGCAGAGTTTTTAGAAAGGgcgtgggggggggaagcagctgaTCTAGGGCAAATGTGAAAAGGGGAGTGGACAAGAAGAAGGCTTTGATGGAGGTATAAGGAGCTGGCAGAGTGCAGGTACAAAGGGGCTCAGAAGACTAAGTGCTAAGAGGTAAACTGGGCAGGATCTTGAAAGTAGCACCAAAATACCAAGCAAGAATTTCTGCTTACAGTATTTATATTTACAGTATATCCCATTAGGACTCCAGCACTGGAATGATCAGATCTTCCAAATGGCCTGCCTGGTGCAGGAGTGCTAATTATTTAAACCATTAGACAAATGGTAGTAAGCTACTGTTCCACAGCTTTCTCATAGGAGTCTGTGCAAGAAGTATTTTGTAACATCCTCTCCTCAGCTTGACAAAGCTTCACTAGCGACATGCTTTTTCCATTTGCTTGGCAAAATattgaatatttttctgtttctaaATGGAGATGTTTTCATTTGTGCACCAGCTGTGCTGATGTCAGCCCACTTCAGGATTTACAGCCTTTTCCCAGCTCCATAGCCAAGCTATTTCCAGAGGTCATGCCCTGAGCATTTTAGGAGAGTTAACACTGCGTTTCTTTCATCCTGACCACCCTCCCCACATATATTCTCAGCTGTTGACTTTCATTCAAACAATATGTCCATAGGGCAGCTACTTTCCAAATGCTCACCCAACATCTGCAGGGCACCGGAGACACTGTTGACTGGGATTTAAAGGTATGGTGTGAGATCATGTCAGATGGGAGCCTAGGCTTTACCTTAACCAGTTTGGATCTACTAAAGAACAACTTGCCTTGACTAGAGCTTTTGAAAGTGTTATTACATTGAGCGAAATCAGTCTAGCTCATGCAGTCTAACAACACGCCTAATTGAGGCAAAGGCTGAACAGCTAGAATCTGCTAGAACTGAAACATGGTTGATGTAGTCAAGGTACTGATGGCTATTTTCCCAACCTGCCACCCAATAGGTGTGTCCGGGGCTCTGTCACACCTAGGTGGACAGGTCCTCCACTGCTGAAAGTCAGTGGAGTGCCACCGAATGGAATGCATCAACACCAATTTACCATCGCTCAGGGTGACTTTAAGTGTCTTCCATGATGAAGCCACACCTTATTATGAATAAGGGCGTATGCTTGTCAAGAAAACCTGTGAagataaaaggttttttttttttaaatctgtaattaTTGACATTTGGGGACTTTTCCATGTTGCtggaagggaggggtgggggatgcaTTGTGATGGTAACCATTTTCCCTGAAAACGTTGAGGGCTGCCAAATCAGGGCAGGAAGGACCATTAAGTGAGCAAGAACTCATCATCAGGGCCAATGGTTTGCCAGGGATTTCTTGACTGCTTTGATCTTTCTGGGGAAAAGTCAGAGCCGCTCGCTGGCTTAAGGATCGCTGTGTTGTGCTGCTTTTCCCACTGCCTTTGCAGAGGCTGAAGGGAGAAAGCTGTGGTGGTGAAGAGAGTCATGCTGTCCTTCCTGAGCCAGCAGGCAGGTGAAGGAGTTGTTTTAAACTATTAGTTATGCTTTTAGTTTTATACAGTTTCTATAGTAAAACTAGGGCCATTTTGATTATGAGCCAGTATTGtctattttgcttttttaaattcattGTAGCTTGTCCTATTAGTATTTTATATGCTAGTGCTACATATTAGATCATTGTGCTAGGTACCGTACAGACCtagagagactgtccctgcccccaaaaccttacaatctaaacagagagCCAAAGAGCAGAATaaaagtgctgttatccccattgtatagatggagaactgaggcacaaagagatcaAGTAATTTGCCCATTGTCACACCTAGATCTAAACCTAAATCTACCAAGTCACAGTCAAGTGGCTTAAATACATGACCAGCCTTCCACTCTCCGAACCCCTCAGACCTGCCACTGACACACCACCTTAGATTAATTTTACATATAACCAAAGTACAACTTTCCTCTCCCTATCCCCCAAACAGCGAAAGCAAGAACAATTGTGCAAATCAACTCCCTGTTTCAGCGTTATTCCTCCTTTCCAATGCTCCTGAACTGGAACTTCAGAATTTCATGAAAACACAGGCCAGCAGTTTTTGCTAGCAAATAGGAATTTGAAAGGGAAAACTGAAACAGAGCGTGAGCCCTTACATTCTCTAATGGGGCTATTTCTCACAGCATGAGGCCACAACATTCCAAGTGCACATGCACGTCAGAAAGATGTGGACTTTTGCAACAAGCTGCACTCTTGCCAATCCTAGTTTGAACTCACGTTATCAAAGTAGCAGTCGTAGCCATCGGGTGAGGCCTTTCTCAGTGCTTCTTCCAAGGATCCTACAGTCTTATAATTAAAGGCTTCATCAAAGCCAATCTGTTTCAGATAAGCAACCTTTTTATCTGAGCCGGCACAGCCAACCACTTTGCAACCCTGgaggaaaagaaaatacatcttaACTCACAGGTGGTTTCAGCATAAAATACAAGATACAAATGAGATGCTACATGCCACCAGACAGTAGAGCCTGCAACTCACCtttgccttcccctgccctgcacagcTTTGGAATGCTGCAGGCTCCCTacatccccagctcccactgccttGAGTTGCCCTGTGAAAGCTGATCTCCCCTGCTTCTCTTTGCCCTGCACAGAAAGTAGCCATCAGGCAACATGGGACTTTGAACTGCTACACTAACGTATTTTATAGATGTTCCGTTAGCCTCTGTGCTTTAGCTACAGGGATCCAAAAAGGGAAGATTGTCATTTTCAAGGATCCATCACTGAATGGGTTAAATTTATGACATATGACACAAACCACTTAAGTCacatttcagaccatttctctttGTGTTAATGACAGAGAGAAAAATGTTTCTAGAAGTGTGTACactcttcccttttcccccccaACATTTTAATCTCCtgtaaggcaggggttctcaaactttttctttgagtgccgccacccctcccccccaccctcgcccatgctataaaaactccagggcccacctgtgccacaactgtttttctgcatataaaagccagggccagtgttatgggttagcaagcagggcaattgctcaGGGCCCCATAAcacagggccccacaaaactaaGTTTtttaggctttggcttcagcctcaggTGGCGGGGCCCCAAGCTTCAGCCCTGCATGGTGGGACtatggctttctgccctgggcaccAGTAAGCCTAATACTGGCCCTGGTTGGCTGCCCCCTATAACCTGCTTGTGGCCTTCCCAGGGGACCCCAAGCCCCTGATTGAGAACTACTGCTGTAAGGTACAAATATTGTATGTTGTTGACAGGTGAAGACTGGCTTGTGGTGTAGTGACAATGGAGCGATCCTCTACAGCTAAACACACGCTATGGGGTAGGGGCCGACTGCCAACTCAGGAGCAGCTAGGGCCACTGACAAGGAATGCATGAGGAAAGCACGTGCTGGATCACTGGCTCCGGAGAGTGCTGGTTGCAAGGTTTGCAGCAGCTGAATGATAAGTGCAGGCAGGAATTGGTCAtggcatattttatttattcccTGGGGCAAGTCTGCTCTAAGAGACAGTGTCCCCCTTCCTCCTAAGCACTCAAATCCCtccactcctctcctcagtctCTGGCGTTCATATGAACAATTCAAGCCACTCACTCCGATTTTAGCAATCTGCCCCACCACTGAACCCACAGCGCCAGCTGCTGCAGTAACCAGCACCGTGTCTCCTGCTCTAATCTTGCAGATCTCAAATAGGCCGAAGTATGCAGTGAGGCTGAAAGAGGAAGGAAATGATCAGTGGAGATTGGTGGAGATATTACAAACACAAAGTTGGATCATGCTTCATGTAGCTGCCCAGGGGAGGGGATATCTCATCCCATTAAAGAGTCTTTTTCCTCGTTCTATATGAAGTACTAGGAATTATTTATAATGTGTACAAAATCCATTCAAGCTATTTGAATGTGGAAAGCTACACATCttgcccatttttaaaataaatgttaagaaGCTTCTGTTCTGCACAGATCACAAATAGCAAGCTGAAAGCTTTCCATGGGGCTTGTCCTTCTACAAATATAGAGGTAAGAAAAGAAGCAAGTTAGGAGGAACTAGGCAACAAAAAGCATGAGTGGAATGGAATTTCTTCTGTATTTAGGGCAGGGTCACCATGAACAGTAGGTCTGTTCAATAGGTACAGATGTGCTTTTGATGCTGCTATTTGACTGTAGAATTCTACAGCTGCATATGTTTTCATCTTTGTGCAAACTCTGGAAATACAGAGAAATCAGCGGAGCAAGATCAGTATTTTATGAACCCTGGCTAGTTACTACTGAAATCAAAAGGAGTCCCTTCCATCAACTCTAATGTCTGTTGGACTGGGCCCTTGGCCTGCTTTTTAATtccagccaggggtgaaagtaacttaaaggatttactGGTACGCCGGAGTTCTCAGCAGGGAGTGGGTCCTCAACCGGAAGAAGTGGGCCCTTTagcgccccaggccctttaaatcaagatttaaaagggccccgggctccagctgcggtagtggtggctgggagccccgggccctttaaatcacccctggagctaccagctgcagaggcggctggtgGCTCgggggccatttaaagggcctggggctccggccgctgctaccaccccgggccctttaaatctccaccggctctggcagcggggctctggtggcAATTTAACGGACCCGGGGCTCCAGCCTCTGCTGGGAGCCTCAGGCACTTCAAATTgccgcctggggaagccggtctggtACGGTgtaccagctcttgccggtacaccgtACTGGggcataccagcttactttcacctctgattcCAGCACAATACTCTGGCCCCATCACCATAGGGCCAAGAAGCAACTGTGCAGGCTCCAAGTAGGGGAAAAAGAGGCTCCAAATAGAGATATAGAGCTATAAGCCTCCCACCCACAGGATGGGTCAAAATTCAGTCCCTCTTCAGAGGCAAGAGCCTCTCAGAGCATGTGGGGCATGGTAGAGCCTGCACACAGATGGCTGGAAATCTCAATGCAGCAAAGTTTGGTTAGTCTTTATATAGCATGAGCTATGACTTACCCTGGCATGCCAATTGTCCCAAGAGCCAAAGATCTGGGAATCTTTTCCGGCCAAGGAGGAAACAGCTGTAGATCTTTCCCATCAGAGATGAAGTGAGTTTTCCAGCCTGAATTAGCCACAACATAGGTCCCTACTGGGTAGGTGGGATTCTTGCTTTCCACAACTCTGAGAAGACAAACGAAAGCCACACTTCACAAACAGCTCCTTCTCCCTAGCTTTACTAAATATTTACATAGGGCTAACACATGGGGTTATGTGAGGGTTAGGAGGAAATGCTCCCTCTAGGCAGATGAACACAAAACTAGCTACACTGCATATTTCCTGCACCTTTTTCTGAAACAGCTGGTACATGGCCATAGGAAttaccacactggatcagacctatGCGCCTAATATATGTTAGGGAGGATCCCAAGCCAAAACCCTGATTGAAACACCAGTTCAGTTTGAATCCTGAGTTGATCCCTGCAGCTGGGCCAGAAGGCGAGAGGAAGGTTGGGGAAATGGTATATCATAGGGCAGAGGAGAAGAGGCAGTTCCTTATTCAGTAAACCAGGTCCCTTTTCAAAGGCTGAAGACATTTCACCTTCTAAAGGCTGCTCCTCTTTTAGGACAGGAAGGGCTCTTTAAGAACAGCTTGAAAACTGTATTGGCTTGGGACCCTAATAATGAAGAtattcaaacaaaaacaacaaaattcagCAGAAGTTGCACACAATCCTTTGGCACCAGACGCTGCAAATTCCTCAGCTCATTTCAAATGAAGTGTTACAACTATGGATGGTACCTGACCTCTCGCTCAGAAGATTAGGACTTAAATTTCCTCCCAACCTCTGGTTTCCCACACAGGACCACAAAGAAGTCTGATGATGATGGAGACAGTATAGCATTCCTTGGCAATGGTGAAGTCACCATACACCTTATCAGCAAAAGGTGGCTGAAGAGTATTCTCAGCTGGAATTGCTGACTGTACCGTTCCTGGGTGAACAATTACACAGCACGTCCTACATACAAGAGGGCACTTCAGGATATGCCCACTTGTGCAATGTTAGCCTTTCCTGCCCTGTCTTGTAAGAACTCCCTTCAGTGGCATTGCTCATGTGAGAAACACAAGTAAGGGTTGTTTCAAGGCCTCCGAACAAACTCTTAAGTAGGACTAGAAGGCAGTACAGCTTCACAGGGTGTACTTGCTTTCTGACAGGTTACAGACTAATAAAGAAAGCAGCTGCCAGGAAATATGGGGCCACCCAGAGAAGTACTGCCTAAAAGGTGTAGCCAGTTGCGATTCGTAATGAAAAATGTTTGATACGCCAAGCAACCAAACTTAGCCAAATTTACtgtctaaaaacaaaaacagcacaaCACAAAAAGGAGATATACGTACCCTCCTTCCCGGACGCAATTCTTATCTCACAGCATGTCTTCCTTACACAGAAGGCGTGCCTCAATGATACACCCCCAAAACCACTCATATTTATATCATGGCTGATTACAAGTTAAAAAGCACCCTATACATCATCTAAGATCTAACCCACCAGTTCCTTAACTACTTTTTCCgcacctttctctctctcttttggataGCACATTCCAAACAAGTTGGACATAGAGGTACATCCCAACCTCTGCTTGGACACATCATTTCTGTATCTTGTCTTTGACAGCTTTCCTAATGCCAATTTGCTGACTTCAGATTCGCAAAGTGTTGTGGGATACTTAACATGCGGGAACAGAATCGTGGGGAGACCATAAGGCATACCTTCTCAACATAACTTCTGAACATAACTTCTCAACACTTTATGTATATAATGTATATTATATTAGTATCGTGCACATAATACCTATTAATGTGCTGCATTGGCTAACAGAAACTAATATAGGCTGCATGCAATCATCTCTGAAAAGTGATGTTGAACCTTCTCTAGTGCTTTGAGTCTCTTGCATGGAAAGATGATAGTGAGTTAGGAAAAAAGAAATCAAGCAACTAACGAAGACCTTACCTAGCCACTTGACTGCCTATCATGATGTCTCCCTCTTTCATGATTCTCCCACTATAAGGTCTGAAACACACAAAATGGAGATAGAGCCTTAATTAAGTGCAAAATAGTCACAACAGATTATTGTCCATTGTCTGATTAAGACACAGTGCACCGAGGGTCTCACTGCCGACTCTGCCAGATATCTGCAGAGAGATAGAGAGTTACGTTCtcaatttaacaaaaataaaatatggttCCTAGCCAACCACCCATGAGTGGAGATGCCCCTTGATCAACTACCGTGCTAGGATAATTTATTACAAAATGCTCGTCCCCTGCCATTACGAGGTTACAGTTACAATTAGAGAACCCGGCTAGTACCTTCAAGATGAGGCACGGGTCAGGGACTCAGAAGaactgggtttaattcctggctctaccacagacttcctttgtaactttaatctctctgtgcctcagttccccatctataaaatggagataacacttCCATTCTCATGCCCCTTGTCTGTCTATTTAGACTaaactcttcggggcagggagtgtctcttgCTGAGTgtatgcacagcacctagcacggtgGAAGCCACTAGGTTCTGTTGgaatataaatagtaataataataataataataataataattaggacTTGCAGCATAGATGAACAGAACTGCGTTTCACCTGAGTTTCCGAACGGTCCATTAAAATTTAGTAAAGCCCAGTGACATTCTATGGCCATAGTATAGTTATTGCACAGTTCAGTCCGGTCTACTCTGCATGACTGAACTGCGCTTTAGCCTTATGTTGTGGAAGTGGGGAGGATACTGTGTTGTAACTAGGGCCACCAATATGGTAGTTGCTACAGTGTCAAAGGGACTTTGGTGAAGCCACAGGTGGGGCTTCGGTGTTTGTATAG
The sequence above is a segment of the Natator depressus isolate rNatDep1 chromosome 5, rNatDep2.hap1, whole genome shotgun sequence genome. Coding sequences within it:
- the PTGR1 gene encoding prostaglandin reductase 1; translated protein: MVRAKSWTLRKHFEGFPKTSDFELKEVELPKLKDGDVLFEAVFLSVDPYMRPYSGRIMKEGDIMIGSQVARVVESKNPTYPVGTYVVANSGWKTHFISDGKDLQLFPPWPEKIPRSLALGTIGMPGLTAYFGLFEICKIRAGDTVLVTAAAGAVGSVVGQIAKIGGCKVVGCAGSDKKVAYLKQIGFDEAFNYKTVGSLEEALRKASPDGYDCYFDNVGGEFSSIVLNQMKKFGRIAVCGAISGYNDTVPQKGPYVQIPMIFNELYMEGFLVSRWNHKREEALKILLRWVVEGKIKCEEHVTEGFEKMPAAFMGMLKGENLGKAVVKV